The Panicum virgatum strain AP13 chromosome 6K, P.virgatum_v5, whole genome shotgun sequence nucleotide sequence ATATACAGGCCCTAACAAATATTCAGATATGCATATGTAGACTCCCCGGTCTTCAATTCATATATTGTGCCCTCCAAACAAATCAAGTGCCCTAACACTAACAACTATAACAGTAATGGCTGATGGGGTGTATATATATAGCAAGTGTAGAAAAAGCCATGGACACGCAATCATGCCCCGATGACTATTCATATCGTAAGTGTCGTGCAATCTTGTCCAACACGATGCGGAACATGACAATTCAAGGTCAATCCTACCATTTATTAGTCGAGCTATATTGTCAAACATATCCAAACACCCCGTTTTACTCATATCGGTTACAATTGTTGTATGCATGTGCCTTATTATCCATAGGAGAATGAAGGATATTCCTTCATAAAACATCTCACATTACAAATTGTAATGTAAGATCTTTCTATAAAGGAGTATTCCTGTCCTAAAAGACATTCGCAATTATATATATTCTCACCAGTGATTTCAAACGACTAACTATTTGCCGCGCATCCTACAATGCCTAGATCGAATATAGAAACATAACTAACTTCAGATACGCTACTGAAGTGTCAAAATAAACCCAGAATTTTGAATACTCCACAATCCAAGCAAGCAGCTTGTCGGTGTAGAACTGGGCACTGATGTTCCTTACGAAAGAAATCAAGCGCTAGCAATGTTTATTAGCCATACATAGCAGAGCGGAGAGCGAATAAAACTTTTATTCAGTCAATATAACCAAAGGCCAGCCCAAGTACCAATGATACCATCAGATGCCACTTTGCCCTCCTTGTCCACCCTGAGATATTTTGAAACCCCATGGCACGAATTCGTCGAAGCCGTGGAGGAGATCTGGGTGCCCGGCGAGCAGGACTCTGACATGCTCAACCACCATGACTGTATCCACTCTGCAATAATCCACAAACAGCAACACCATGTCACCGACAAAATGAATCTGGAGATCCATACAACTATCATGAAACACCTAGCTAGTTGACAGCGCTCCAATACATACTACAAGTAGTTAGATGGAAGCCACTAATTTCTCATGCGGCTTATGTGAGATATATGCGATAAGATAACATCGTCTATCAATCTGCAAGGATGGTTCCTGTTACTGACCTCCCGTTCCTGAACTCGGCCAGGACGTTGACGAACTCGTCGTACTTTTGTATTTCGTCGGCGAGCTCGCGCTTCATGGCCGCCAAGAAGCGTAGCGCGTCTTGTCGGTTCGTCACTTCCGGaaccggcggtggtggtgggctggtggccggtggccggcgacgagcaaAAATAAACAGATCGGGTTTATGAACCATTAGATCATAACAAATATAGCCGAGAAGAAGAAAATCGCAGGAAAGGATAAGCTTTCCTGGAATCAAAGAAACCAAATCCCCAAATCT carries:
- the LOC120639106 gene encoding paired amphipathic helix protein Sin3a-like, with translation MGFTGRQNRSREEKGAPMAPRVRSHHPPPPPVPEVTNRQDALRFLAAMKRELADEIQKYDEFVNVLAEFRNGRVDTVMVVEHVRVLLAGHPDLLHGFDEFVPWGFKISQGGQGGQSGI